A window of the Arachis duranensis cultivar V14167 chromosome 5, aradu.V14167.gnm2.J7QH, whole genome shotgun sequence genome harbors these coding sequences:
- the LOC107490525 gene encoding uncharacterized protein LOC107490525, with product MGATPFYRSILEVRLPKHFDKPTDMRYDRTQDPLEHLTAFEARMNLEGVGDEVRCRAFPVTLAGPAIWWFNNLPQGSVTGFADISPAFLAQLTTRIAKAKHPINLLGVTQRPGETTRKYLDRFNDECLEIDALTDSVASLCLTNRLLNEDFRKHLTTKPVWTMQEIQCVAREYINDEEVRWVVTANKRQPSHNQTRHHESGERPREHARKFTNYTPLTAPIMEVYQKIAEKGILSKPRPLKDRTGRNKSLYCEYHKGYRHKTQDCFDLKDALVQAIRDGKLAEFSQIIREPRRRNRDHEGEDRSRAIRRCQEPERDDHSLMMVNVVTVRNSAPRSRSVQKKDANVLVVSSSFARSSQRLPSISFGPEDQWFDEVLESPPMVIMARVGTGLVKQILMDTGAHSNIIFRNVFDALGLRDANLATHQHGVVGLGDHFIKPDGIIFLPTSMGQGQRRRTVMANFVVLRDSTAYNIILGRKTINDLGAAISTKLLVMKFVTDDGSMGSIRGDLETAVACDHASLSLRKKSKEASGVFLADLDARIDDKPRPEPEGDLEKFRVGDTEEKFTFINRNLPHELKEPLMEMIRANADLFAWTPSDMPGIDPQLMSHSLAVKPEAQPVAQRRRKISQERAEELARQTAGLLEAGFIRELDCSTWLSNVVLVKKAQWEVENVCGLLRPQQSVPQGLLSPSQH from the coding sequence ATGGGAGCAACCCCGTTTTATCGTTCCATACTCGAGGTCCGGCTGCCAAAACACTTTGACAAgccaacggacatgaggtacgaCAGAACGCAAGACCCGCTGGAACACCTCACGGCCTTCGAGGCTAGGATGAACCTAGAAGGAGTGGGAGACGAGGTAAGGTGCCGTGCTTTCCCAGTCACTTTGGCGGGACCTGCAATATGGTGGTTCAATAACCTCCCGCAAGGCTCAGTGACCGGTTTTGCAGACATCAGCCCTGCCTTCTTAGCCCAATTGACGACCAGAATCGCAAAAGCAAAGCACCCAATCAACCTATTGGGGGTGACTCAAAGACCCGGTGAGACGACCAGGAAATACCTAGATCGGTTCAACGATGAATGCTTGGAGATTGACGCGCTGACGGACTCGGTAGCAAGTTTGTGCTTGACGAATCGACTCCTGAACGAGGACTTCAGAAAACATCTTACTACGAAACCAGTCTGGACAATGCAGGAGATCCAGTGTGTAGCGAGGGAGTACATTAATGATGAAGAAGTCAGATGGGTCGTGACTGCTAACAAACGGCAGCCCTCTCACAACCAAACCCGGCACCACGAGAGCGGAGAAAGACCAAGGGAACACGCCAGGAAGTTCACTAATTACACTCCCCTCACGGCACCGATCATGGAAGTTTACCAAAAGATAGCCGAGAAGGGAATACTGTCGAAACCCCGACCTCTGAAGGATCGAACAGGGAGAAACAAAAGCCTTTATTGCGAATATCACAAGGGATACAGGCACAAAACCCAAGACTGTTTCGACCTAAAGGATGCACTAGTGCAAGCAATCAGGGACGGGAAGCTTGCCGAATTCTCCCAAATCATTAGAGAGCCGAGGAGACGGAATCGTGACCACGAGGGCGAGGACAGGTCCCGGGCGATAAGGCGATGCCAAGAACCGGAGCGAGACGACCACAGTCTCATGATGGTAAACGTAGTAACGGTGAGGAATTCGGCCCCGAGGTCGAGATCGGTACAGAAGAAAGACGCCAATGTCCTGGTAGTCTCCTCTTCATTTGCGAGAAGTTCCCAGAGGCTCCCATCCATCTCCTTTGGTCCAGAAGACCAATGGTTTGACGAGGTCCTGGAAAGCCCCCCCATGGTCATCATGGCCAGGGTCGGAACCGGTCTCGTCAAACAGATCCTCATGGATACAGGGGCACACTCAAACATCATATTCCGCAACGTATTTGATGCCTTGGGACTGCGTGACGCCAACCTAGCGACCCACCAGCACGGTGTGGTAGGGTTGGGCGACCACTTCATCAAGCCCGATGGGATTATTTTCCTCCCGACCTCCATGGGACAGGGACAGAGGCGAAGGACAGTAATGGCCAATTTCGTAGTTTTGCGGGATTCCACAGCCTACAACATCATCCTGGGGAGGAAAACCATCAACGACCTTGGAGCAGCGATCAGTACAAAGCTGCTCGTAATGAAGTTTGTTACTGATGACGGATCCATGGGATCCATTAGAGGAGACTTGGAAACGGCAGTCGCCTGCGACCACGCCAGCCTCTCCTTGAGGAAAAAATCTAAAGAAGCATCAGGGGTGTTCCTTGCCGACCTGGATGCCAGAATAGACGACAAGCCCAGGCCCGAGCCAGAGGGGGACCTGGAAAAATTCAGAGTTGGGGACACGGAAGAGAAATTCACATTCATAAACAGAAATCTCCCCCATGAATTGAAAGAACCTTTGATGGAGATGATTAGAGCCAATGCCGATTTGTTTGCTTGGACGCCATCCGACATGCCGGGGATAGACCCCCAACTCATGTCACACAGCCTGGCCGTCAAGCCGGAAGCCCAACCAGTGGCCCAAAGGAGAAGGAAGATATCACAGGAAAGGGCAGAGGAGCTGGCCAGGCAGACGGCCGGACTCCTCGAGGCAGGGTTCATCCGTGAACTAGACTGCTCCACTTGGCTATCAAATGTGGTTTTGGTAAAAAAAGCACAATGGGAGGTGGAGAATGTGTGTGGATTActccgacctcaacaaagcgtGCCCCAAGGACTGCTATCCCCTTCCCAACATTGA